The Aeoliella mucimassa genome includes the window TGGTCACGCACGCCCCTATCACCTTAAGTACCTTCAGCTCGGCAACGAGGAGCGTGTAGACGAACAGTACGCTCAGCGATTCATCGAACGCGCGCAGGCTATCTGGAACGTTCATCCGGAACTCACCTTGGTTGTGGGAGACTTTGTTTACAGTGATGTGATTCATGATTCGCAGCATGTCACCGGCGCGGCTTCCGGCATTACCAACCTGAATGGCCAGCAGCAGATTCTGGAGTTCGCCAAGTCGCAGAACAAGCGAGTCTGGTTCGATTTGCATGTGTGGACCGGCGGGCCGGGCATCGATCGTAGCACCGAGGGCATGCTGTCGTTTATCGACGCCCTCGAAGCCATGCAGACCGGAGCCAACTTCCAAGTGGTGGTCTTTGAGTTGAATGCCAACAACCATTCGCATCGCCGGGCGATCGGCAATGCACTTGCTTTGCACGCGATCGAACAGGATGGCCGCATCCCAGTCACGCTCTCCGCCAACTGCTTGCAGCCCGACGGACAAAACGACAACGGGTGGGATCAAGGTTTGTTGTTTCTGTCTCCTTCAAGTGTATGGTTGCAACCACCGGGCTACGTCACGCAGCTCTTCGCCAAGTACTACCAGCCTCGCTTGCTCAAGTGCACGCCGGAAGGCTCGGCGAGTTCGCTCGCGTGCTCTGCCAGCCTGAGCGAGCAAGGGGATGTACTCTGCTGCCGTGTGATCAATGCAACCGACCAGACGATTCGCACGCAGCTTCGCATCGACGGTTTCCAAAGAACCCAAGCGACCATCGAGGTTGCTCAGCTTGTCGGTCAGTTGGACGACACCAACACCGAAGAGCAGATGAATCGCATTGCCCCAAAGATCCACGAACGGAAACCTCAAGAAGCCAATACAGACCTCCCTGTCACGATTGAGCCTTACTCGATCACGATCTTCAAGTTCCAGTGATAGGCGAGCACAACTCGCATCGGCGGTTGGGGGGTCGGGTTGATCGCTAGCACCTCCTCTCCATCAAGAACACAGTAAGCTACATTACAAGCGTCGAGATCACCCGCACGACGAACAAGGATTCACAGGCGATGACTACTCACTCTTATCTTCAATGGTATTTCCGCAAGCTTCGCACACCGGTACATTTCGATAGCAGCAAAACTTGTCTGCTGATGATCATGTCTGTCTGCCTGGTCTTGCCCTGCCCTGCAACCAGAGCGAATGGTCCGCAACGGGTTGGCGACGATTTGCCACTGGGGAGCGTTACCGTCGACGATGACTTCTGGACTCCCATGATGGAGGTCTGGCAACGAACCACGATACGCGACTGCTTTGCCAAGTTCGAAAACGATGGTGCCTTTCGCAATTTCGAACGCATCCGCGACGGACGTGCCGAGTCGCACGAAAGCGCACCGTGGTTCGATGGGTTGGTGTACGAAATGATTGCCGCCAGCAGCGACTTCCTGGCCCGGCATCCCGATCCGCAGTTGCAGCACCAGCTGGACGAATACGCCAAGCTGATCGCAGCGGCTGCCGAGCGCGACCCCGATGGCTACATCAACACCTACACGCAACTGGAGGATCCCACCAAGCGGTGGGGACGCAATGGGGGGAATCTTCGCTATCAACACGATGTTTACAATATTGGATGTCTCGTCGAAGCAGCGGTTCACCACTACCAGGCGACCGGCGATACTCGCTTGCTGAAGACGGCCACGACACTAGTCGGGCACATGGCCGAGGAGTTCGGCTTTCCTCCCAGGCTCAACGTGATTCCAGGCCACGCCCTGCCCGAGGTCACCCTCGTTTCGCTCTATCAACTGCTGCGCGACGACCCAGCACTTGCGCAGGAAGTATGCGGAGAGGTCGAAGTCGAATCGATCCTGCGCCTTGCTGAGTTCTTCGTCCAGGCTCGCGGTCATTACGAGGGGCGCACCTCGTTGGAGGCCTACGCCCAAGACGCTCGCCCTGTGGCCGAACTGCAAACCATGGAAGGACATGCGGTCCGGGCGACGCTGCTGTGCGCTGGAATGGCCGCCCTCGCCCAGGAACGCCCCGACGGCGTCTATCGAGAGTGCACGCAGCGCTTGTGGCAAAACATGACCACCCGCCGGATGTACATCACCGGCGCGGTGGGAGCGATCGCTCACGACGAACGGTTTGGCGACGATTACGAGCTGCCCAACGATGGCTACATGGAAATCTGCGGCTCGGTCGCGGCCGGTATGTTTCACCACAACATGGGCGTGCTGACCGGCGATGGCAAGTACTACGACGAACTGGAGCGGGTACTCTACAATGGCATTCTCGCGGGCGTGTCGCAGTCGGGCGATCAGTATCTCTACACGAATCCGCTGACCGCGTCGGCTCAGCAACGTCGCTGGCAATGGCACGGCTGCCCCTGCTGTCCTCCGATGTTCCTGAAGATGATGGGCGCCCTTCCTGGATACATCTACTCGACTCGCGACGATGGAGTAGCGGTGAACCTGTTTATCGGCAGCCATGCGTCGCTGCCAATCGGCGATCAGCAGGTCACCATCCACCAGTCGACCGACTACCCCTGGAACGGCAGCATCCATCTTAAGTTGCAGCTCGACTCGCCCAGCGAGTTCACCGTGCGAGTGCGGCTTCCGCAGTGGTGCGATGCTCCTCGTCTGCGGGTGAATGGCAAGCCGGTTGACTCGCCTCGCGTCGAGCAAGGCTATGCGGTGCTCACTCGCCAGTGGTCGACTGGCGACGCCATTCAGCTCGAGCTGCCGCTCGTTCCGCAACTGGTCCACGACAATCCTCTGGTGACCACCAATCAAGGTTACGTGGCCATCGAACGAGGCCCTTTGGTCTATTGCTTGGAGAATTGTGACAACCAGAATCTGCTGAGCCATCTGTACTTCGATCAAGACACCACGTTGCGAGTGGAGTCGCGCGACGACCTGCTCGGCGGCATCGATGCCATTCGCTGCACTGCCAACGTCCGTGGAGTGCCAGCGGAGGCGAGTGAAAGCGACTCGGCGGAAGCGGACCACACCATCGAGGCGTTGGCCATTCCGTTCTACGCCCACTCCAACCGCCAGCCGACCGCTCGCCGTGTCTGGCTGCCCGAGCAACGCCAACTTGCCGAGGCCCAGAAGCCAGCGACCATTGCCAGCCAAGCCGAGTGGACCGCTTCGCACTGCTGGTCTGGCGATACCACGGCCGCGCTCAACGATCAACTCGACGTCGCCGCTTCCGACGACCAAACCACTCCGCGGTTCAGTTGGTGGAACCATCGAGGAACCACCGAGTGGGTGCAGGCCGACTTGGCCGATTCCACCGAAGTGAGCGAAGTGCAAGTCTACTGGTGGGACGATCGACGGCTCGGCGCTCACTGCCGTACTCCCCTTCGCTGGCGCGTACTTACTTTGCAAGAGGGCGAGTGGAAACCGATTGCCGAACAGACCGCGGGAGCCACCGCAATGGATCGCTTCTGCAGTATCACCTTTCCCCGGCAATCGCTCAGCACGCTTCGCATCGAAGTCGAACTGCAGCCTGAATGGTCGGCCGGCATCCTCGAGGTGCAAATCAAGTAACGACACTGGCGGAAAAATACCGGCAACTCAAGGCAGTCCCTCCTCCAAGGCGTCTGGCTCCAAAGAGCCACCACCCACCCAAGAGGCTTGCAATCAGCAGCAGTGTTGATTTTGGTTCGGGAACGCTTAGCACAAAGGTCCGCCCTTCAAAACCAGTGAGACCGAGTATATTGCTGCCCGCCCCCAATCCGTCCTGCACGGTTCCAGAAATCTCGAGTCCGAGATGATCGTTGAATGCCCCAAATTGATCACGAAATAGCGTGCCATCGATATCTAACTGCATATCGCGAAAGTGGGAAGTCGATAGCCCGGTGAACCATTCAATGTTCACGAAGTAGTATTCTTCGTCGGAAGCCATCCGCAGCCGAGCAGTGGTTGGTGTATTGGGCACATTGCTGATGCTATCTGGCGAGTCGTTTCGCAAGTCGAAGCTAAGCATAGCGATTGTTGAACCATCAACGAACGAAGTGACATCGATCTGCTTCGGTTGCCATACAGAAGGATTGGATGAGTTGCTCGCAGTGCCGATCACTTGAAACTCACTCTGAGCCGGAATGATCGCTGCCTGCAGCGCGTTAACCATCAACAGCCAACAAAGTGCCGATACCATCCATCAAATCATAAGTAGACCTTTCGATAAATTTTGGAAGTGATGAAACGTAGCTTAGTTGCTTCTGGGGCGAACGATATTACCCTCAGGGGTGAATTTCAACGCAGCCGATCTGCCCCGAGAGCGTACTGCACTGGATACTGGTTTAGAGTTTGCCTTCGACCGGCTTACGCCATTCCGTTGACCCCTTATAAATGGAAGCGACTGGTCGACCGCCAAACCTTTGGTTACTCTGCATCCTTGTGGCCGAACAACCGCTTCGACATGTCGGCAGAACAGACACGCCTGTCGACCGGGCCGACACCCAATTCGGTTGCCAATCGCCATTTATCGGCAATTGGTTGTTTCGGTGCAT containing:
- a CDS encoding glycoside hydrolase family 127 protein encodes the protein MTTHSYLQWYFRKLRTPVHFDSSKTCLLMIMSVCLVLPCPATRANGPQRVGDDLPLGSVTVDDDFWTPMMEVWQRTTIRDCFAKFENDGAFRNFERIRDGRAESHESAPWFDGLVYEMIAASSDFLARHPDPQLQHQLDEYAKLIAAAAERDPDGYINTYTQLEDPTKRWGRNGGNLRYQHDVYNIGCLVEAAVHHYQATGDTRLLKTATTLVGHMAEEFGFPPRLNVIPGHALPEVTLVSLYQLLRDDPALAQEVCGEVEVESILRLAEFFVQARGHYEGRTSLEAYAQDARPVAELQTMEGHAVRATLLCAGMAALAQERPDGVYRECTQRLWQNMTTRRMYITGAVGAIAHDERFGDDYELPNDGYMEICGSVAAGMFHHNMGVLTGDGKYYDELERVLYNGILAGVSQSGDQYLYTNPLTASAQQRRWQWHGCPCCPPMFLKMMGALPGYIYSTRDDGVAVNLFIGSHASLPIGDQQVTIHQSTDYPWNGSIHLKLQLDSPSEFTVRVRLPQWCDAPRLRVNGKPVDSPRVEQGYAVLTRQWSTGDAIQLELPLVPQLVHDNPLVTTNQGYVAIERGPLVYCLENCDNQNLLSHLYFDQDTTLRVESRDDLLGGIDAIRCTANVRGVPAEASESDSAEADHTIEALAIPFYAHSNRQPTARRVWLPEQRQLAEAQKPATIASQAEWTASHCWSGDTTAALNDQLDVAASDDQTTPRFSWWNHRGTTEWVQADLADSTEVSEVQVYWWDDRRLGAHCRTPLRWRVLTLQEGEWKPIAEQTAGATAMDRFCSITFPRQSLSTLRIEVELQPEWSAGILEVQIK